In the genome of Notamacropus eugenii isolate mMacEug1 chromosome 5, mMacEug1.pri_v2, whole genome shotgun sequence, one region contains:
- the LOC140507354 gene encoding immunoglobulin superfamily member 1-like, translated as MGLTIAFLMFTDTLPRPRLWAVTSHVVPRTSDVTLRCQGHLGSDRFQLWKDGELREERNASSQQADFMLRNVDDLRDARTYSCHSGQELLWSELSETLALVVTGKLPRPHISALSGSTLSPGTTCTFRCSMSEEKSNLDYSFALLETKSLEPLQLQNPGRSWVDFSLLSVRPEDTGSYSCIYYRKTVPYVGSYLSKTLELTVSGKLPRPTLWPQPGLLVAPGDNITLWCSRPKLSSHEEVTFTLRNVGTQKLLQQQISAHLWTSFSLPSVQPEDHGRHSCTYREQKEPGRESEASEALQLIVPGSLPKPSLSVLPGLVVKPGMHVTLQCRKPPHISLRGVTFTLLKMGTSQPLKSQSPTGTLAIFPLLSVSAQDAGNYSCVYQERTAPYQVSQPSEVLEIWVIDALSKPSLSAWPGAEVASGSDVTFFCWGPSRGTRFVLYKEEDEKNLLSMNTTQHGALYFLNHVTPNYSGNYSCTYQLSINGSLWTQHSDSLQLIVTGETNKTTGALKGDKDRKYRDNFRSKDALEQ; from the exons ATGGGCCTCACCATTGCTTTCCTGATGTTCACTG ACACCCTTCCAAGACCTAGGCTCTGGGCTGTAACAAGTCATGTGGTCCCCAGGACATCAGATGTGACCCTCAGGTGCCAGGGCCACCTGGGGAGTGACCGATTCCAGCTGTGGAAGGATGGAGagctcagagaagagagaaatgccTCCTCGCAGCAGGCAGATTTCATGCTAAGGAACGTGGATGACTTAAGAGATGCAAGAACCTACAGCTGCCACTCTGGGCAGGAGCTCCTGTGGTCAGAGCTCAGTGAAACCCTGGCCCTGGTGGTGACAG GAAAACTCCCCAGACCCCACATTTCAGCTTTGTCTGGCTCCACATTATCCCCAGGGACAACATGCACCTTCAGGTGTAGCATGTCAGAAGAGAAATCAAATCTAGATTACAGTTTTGCCCTGCTAGAGACAAAGAGCCTGGAGCCCTTACAGCTACAGAACCCTGGAAGGAGCTGGGTTGATTTCTCACTTTTGTCTGTGAGACCTGAGGACACCGGGAGTTACAGCTGTATTTACTACAGGAAGACAGTCCCCTATGTGGGGTCGTATCTCAGCAAGACGCTGGAGCTGACTGTTTCTG GAAAACTCCCCAGGCCCACATTGTGGCCACAACCTGGACTTTTGGTGGCCCCAGGGGACAATATCACTCTCTGGTGCTCAAGGCCTAAGCTGTCTTCCCATGAAGAAGTAACTTTCACTCTGAGGAATGTTGGAACCCAAAAACTTTTGCAGCAGCAGATCTCAGCACATCTGTGGACTagcttctccctcccttctgtgCAACCTGAGGACCATGGGCGCCACAGCTGTACTTACAGGGAACAGAAGGAACCTGGTAGAGAATCAGAGGCCAGTGAGGCCCTGCAGCTGATAGTACCAG GATctctccccaagccttccctctcagTTCTGCCAGGCCTTGTGGTGAAGCCTGGGATGCATGTGACTCTCCAGTGCCGAAAGCCCCCTCACATATCCCTTCGAGGGGTAACATTCACTCTGCTGAAGATGGGGACTTCTCAGCCCTTGAAGAGCCAGAGCCCAACTGGGACCTTGGctatcttccccctcctctctgtgAGTGCCCAGGATGCTGGCAACTACAGCTGTGTCTACCAGGAGAGGACAGCTCCATACCAGGTGTCTCAGCCCAGTGAGGTCCTAGAGATCTGGGTGATAG ATGCACTTTCTAAGCCTTCCCTCTCAGCCTGGCCTGGCGCTGAAGTGGCCTCAGGATCTGATGTGACCTTCTTCTGCTGGGGCCCCTCAAGAGGTACTAGGTTTGTTCTGTAcaaggaggaagatgagaaaaacCTGTTAAGCATGAATACCACTCAGCATGGAGCCCTGTACTTCCTGAATCATGTGACCCCCAATTACTCTGGCAATTACAGTTGCACATACCAACTCAGCATCAATGGAAGTCTCTGGACACAACACAGTGACTCTTTGCAGCTCATAGTGACAGGTGAGACAAATAAGACCACAGGAGCACTGAAG GGGGATAAGGACAGAAAATACAGGGACAATTTCAGGAGCAAAGATGCCTTAGAGCAGTGA